GCCGGCCGCTGACCGAGCGGGCGCGTGAGGTCGTGCGGTTCGTGTCGCGGCGGACCGACGGGAAGCTGCCGATCATCGGGGTGGGCGGCATCGCGTCCGCCGACGACGCCAAGCGGATGCTCGACGCCGGCGCGAGCCTGCTCCAGGTCTACACCGGGTTCATCTACGAGGGTCCCGGTCTGGTGCGCCGGATCAACCGGGCGCTCGCCCCCTAGCCCTTGCGCACGGCCCCGAGCCGGCGCAGCACCGGGTGCAGGATCACGACCAGCAGCGAACCCCACACCAGGCCGCCCAGCTCCATGTCGCCCAGCTCCAGGGTCAGGTCGCCGACGCCCGCGACCAGCGCCGCGCCGCCGACCAGGGCGTTGCCGGGGTTGGCCAGGTCGACCCGGTGCTCCATCCAGATCCGCACGCCGACCAGGCTGATCAGGCCGAACAGCACGAGCGTCGCACCGCCCACCACGCCCGCGGGCACGGTGGCGAGCAGCGCCGTGGCCTTCGGCGAGAACGCCAGCAGCACCGCGGCCACCCCGGTGACCGCGTACGCGGCCGTCGAGTAGACCTTGGTCACGCCCATCACGCCGATGTTCTCGGAGTAGGTGGTGGTGCCCGGTCCGCCGCCGATGCCCGCGAGCGCGGTGGACAGGCCGTTGGCGATGATCGAGTCACCGATGCTGCCGTCGAGGTTGCGGCCGGTGAGCGCGCCGACGGCCTTCACGTGGCCCACGTTCTCCGCGACCAGCACGATCACCACCGGCAGCACCAGCAGGGTGACCGAGGGCCGCAGCTCGGGCGAGTGGAACGCGGGCAGCCCCACCCAGTCGGCGCCCGCCACCGCGGCCGTGTCGACCAGGCCGAGCCAGAAGCCCAGCGCCCAGCCGACGAGCACGCCGAGCAGCACCGAGAACCGGAAGAACGTGCCGCGCCCGAGCACGCCGCACAGCAGGATGATGCCCATGGTCACCGCGGCGGGCAGCGGCTGCTCGGCGAACGAGCCGGTGGCGCGGTGGGACAGGTTCAGGCCGATCAGGACGACCACGGCACCCGTCACGACCGGCGGCATCACCGATTCCAGCATCCGCACGCCCAGCGCCTTGACGGCGACGCCGATGATCACCACCAGCAGGCCCGCCGCGAGGACCCCGCCGAGCTGCGCGGCGATGCCCTCGTCGCGGGCGGCGGACAGCGGGGCGATGAACGCGAACGACGCCCCGAGGTAGCTCGGCACGCGGTTGCGGGTCAGGACCAGGAACAGCAGGGTGCCGACGCCGGAGAACAGCAGCGTGGTGGAGACCGGCAGACCGGTGGTGGCCGGGACGAGGATCGTGGCCCCCGCCATGGCGACGAGGTGCTGCGCGCCGAAGCCGACGGTGAGCGGCCAGCTCACCCGCTCCTGCGGCGCGATGGCGTCACCATCGGTGGGACGGCCATCGCCGTGCACGGTCCACAACGCCACTCGACGACCTCCCCGGCGATCAGACCGGACAGCTCTGTCCGACGCAGCGATCCTGCCACGCCACGTAGTGGCAGCCGCCATATAACGGTCTGATAATCACACTATTGCAGCAGCGTACGCCACTGCACCGAGGACGGCAGCCCAGCTTCGCTACGCAACGTGATGTAACGGGCGTTCGTGCAGATGGCCGTGCGGGTGCACGTGCCCGACGACCCCGGGACCCCCGGGACGGTCAGCGGGACAGCTCGCGCAGCGCCGACGCCAGGCCCGCCAGGTGGTCGGTCGCGTCTCCCAGCACCTGCCCGGGGTTGGTGGCCGTGCTCTCGGCGAGCACGCGGCCGGCGGCGGCCACCAGGCCGCAGTAGCCCTCCACGCCCTCGTCGAGCTGGGCGCGCAGCCGTCGCACGCCCTCGACGAGCGGCCCCCGGTCCAGTGGGGGCGCCGTGTCACGGGCGCGTTCGACGGCCTGGAGCTGGTGGGACACGGCGCGGATCGCCGCGCCCGCCTCGGCCCCGGTCGCCCGCGCCTGCTCGACCGACTCGGTGGGCACCGAGGTCAGCGCCGCCGAGTCGAGCTGCCGCAGCAGCTCGCGCAGCGTGTCCTCGGCGTCCTCCAGCCGTTCCATCGGCAGGCGGGCGGCCGAGGCGCGGGACGGCAGCGGGACGCGGACCGGGGCGGCGCTGAGCTGCCGCCGCCTCCGGTCGATGTCGCGCATCCGCATGTTCGTGCGCACCGCCAGCACGGAGGTGCCGGCGAACCCGAGGGCCGCGCCGACACCCGCCGCCACCGGCAGTGCGTTCACCAGCGTGAGCACGCCGACCACCGCGAGCAGCGCCAGCACGATGAGCCAGAAGGTGAGCGCGCGGCCCGACCGGCGGTACTGCCGGTCGAGCTTCGCGCGCGGGTCGTTCCACGCGGCTATGCGCCGCTTGACCTGGTCCGCGATCGGTCCCTGGATCTGGCCACCGACGATCTGGACGATCTCACCGGTCACCTTCCGAGCTGGGTGCACCGCGGACGCTCCCCTCTCAGCCCACGCCGGGTCTCAGCCCTGGCTGGGCGGCTGCTGGATCTGCTGGGTCTGCTGCGGCTGCGCCTGCTGCTGCACCCGCTGCTGGATCTCCTGCTGGATGCTCGCGCTCGCGCCGGCCGGCTTGCCCGCGGTCACCTCGCCCGCGACGTTGCCACCGGCCATCGAGGCGCGGATCTGCTCCAGGCGGGACGAGCCCGCCATCTGCGTGGTCGACTGCTGGACCTCCAGCATCCGGCCCTGCACGGAGTTCTGCGCCAGCTCCGCGGAACCGAGGGCGGTGGTGTACCGCTTCTCGATCTTGTCGCGGACCTCCTCCAGCGACGGCGTGTTGCCCGGCGCCGCCAGCTCGGTCATCTGGCGCAGCGAGTGCGACACCTGCTCCTGCATCTTCGCCTGCTCCAGCTGGCTGAGGAGCTTGGTGCGCTCCGCCAGCTTGCCCTGGAGCACCATCGCGTTGCGCTCGACGGCCTGCTTGGCCTGCTGAGCCGCCTGCAACGCCTGGTCGTGCAACGTCTTCAGGTCCTCGATGCTCTGCTCGGCCGTCACCAGCTGGGTGGCGAACGACTGCGCGGCGTTCTCGAACTCCGTCGCGCGCTGCTCCTCGCCCTTGCCCCGGGCCTCGTCGGCGAGCACGAGCGCCTGGCGCGCGGACGCCTGGAGCTTCTCCACCTCGCCGAGCTGCCGGTTGAGCTTCATCTCCAGCTGGCGCTGGTTGCCGATCACCGCCGCCGCCTGCTGCGACAGCGCCTGGTGCTGGCGCTGCGCCTCCTCGATGGCCTGCTGGATCTGCACCTTAGGGTCGGCGTGCTCGTCGATCTTCGACGAAAAAGCCGCCATGAAGTACTTCCACGCCTTCACGAAAGGGTTGGCCATCTCCTACGCCTGCCTTCTCCGCACGTCCCTGGCTCGCGCTCGTGATTGGCAACGACCCGGTGCTGTTGTTGGTTCCATCGTTCCAGTTGTGGCGCGCTGCTTCCACCGACCGGGGGAGATATCCGGGTTCACCCTGATCCACCCCCGAAACTTCGGTCGACGTGGCCATCCTCCCCCGATCCCGCGGGCGGGCACTCGCCGACCCCGTCCGGGGGTTGTCGAGTCGTTGCGAACACCGAGAGCCGAGCCGGAACACCGGCTCGGCTCTCGGTCGCTGATCTGGGGCTACGCCGCCACCACCGTGCCGCGCGGCTTGCTGAGGGTGCTCGGCAGCCGGTGCGTGAGCACGGGCTGGAGCCGCAGGTCGGACAGGTCGTTGCCGATCATCGCGGGCACCACGGTGCCACCCTCCAGGCCCGCCGGGGCGGACGTCGCCCGCTCGGCGAGCTCCGCCGGGCTGGGCACCGGCTGCTGGAGCGCGCCGATGTCCGAGGCGACCAGGTGGAGCAACTCGTAGAGGGGCAGGTCCAACGCCTCGCAGATCGCGGCCAGCAGCTCGCTGGACGCCTCCTTGCGGCCCCGCTCCACCTCGGACAGGTACCCCAGGCTGACGCGGGCGGTCCTGGAGACCTCGCGCAGCGTGCGGCGTTGGGTGGTGCGGGCATGGCGGAGCCGATCACCGATCGCCTCGCGTAGCAGCACGGTCATCGCGCGCCTCCTTCCGGCCGGCCGTGCCACCACGTTACCGACCCGTCCCGTCGACGGGCAGTGACTTCGTGACACGTCCGCTAAGGGTGAACGGGTGAACAGCTCCGGAAGTTCCCGCTCGGCCCGGCTGATTTCCGTGCGAAGCCGCAGCTCAGGTCACCCGACCGGGATTTCGAGGTACCCCCGGAGGAGGTCGAGGGCCCCTGTCGTGGAGGCGGTGCGAATTTCGTGCCTGTCACCACCCAGAGTGAGCATTCGGACGAACGAACCGGGCGGACCGGACAAACCGATGTGGACGGTGCCGGCGGGCACGCCGTCCTGCGGGTCGGGCCCGGCCACGCCGGTCAACCCGAGGCCCCAGGTCGCGCCACACCGCTCCCGCGCCCCGGTGGCGAGCTGCCGCGCCACCTCCGGGTGGACCGCGCCGTGCTCGGCGAGCAGGTCGGCGGACACCCCGGCGAGCGCGTGCTTCAGGTCCGTGGCGTAGACCACGAGCCCGCCGCGCACGACGGCGCTGGAGCCCGGCACGGCGGTGAGGGTGGCCGTGACCAGGCCCGCGGTGAGCGACTCGGCCGTGGCGACCGTCTCACCGCGCTCGCGCAGGGCGCGCACGACGTCCTCGGCCGGCGGGAACGTCACGTCCCCGCCACCGCCCGCTT
This region of Saccharothrix longispora genomic DNA includes:
- a CDS encoding uracil-xanthine permease family protein, with amino-acid sequence MALWTVHGDGRPTDGDAIAPQERVSWPLTVGFGAQHLVAMAGATILVPATTGLPVSTTLLFSGVGTLLFLVLTRNRVPSYLGASFAFIAPLSAARDEGIAAQLGGVLAAGLLVVIIGVAVKALGVRMLESVMPPVVTGAVVVLIGLNLSHRATGSFAEQPLPAAVTMGIILLCGVLGRGTFFRFSVLLGVLVGWALGFWLGLVDTAAVAGADWVGLPAFHSPELRPSVTLLVLPVVIVLVAENVGHVKAVGALTGRNLDGSIGDSIIANGLSTALAGIGGGPGTTTYSENIGVMGVTKVYSTAAYAVTGVAAVLLAFSPKATALLATVPAGVVGGATLVLFGLISLVGVRIWMEHRVDLANPGNALVGGAALVAGVGDLTLELGDMELGGLVWGSLLVVILHPVLRRLGAVRKG
- a CDS encoding CinA family protein; this encodes MTFPPAEDVVRALRERGETVATAESLTAGLVTATLTAVPGSSAVVRGGLVVYATDLKHALAGVSADLLAEHGAVHPEVARQLATGARERCGATWGLGLTGVAGPDPQDGVPAGTVHIGLSGPPGSFVRMLTLGGDRHEIRTASTTGALDLLRGYLEIPVG
- a CDS encoding helix-turn-helix domain-containing protein, translating into MTVLLREAIGDRLRHARTTQRRTLREVSRTARVSLGYLSEVERGRKEASSELLAAICEALDLPLYELLHLVASDIGALQQPVPSPAELAERATSAPAGLEGGTVVPAMIGNDLSDLRLQPVLTHRLPSTLSKPRGTVVAA
- the pspM gene encoding phage shock envelope stress response protein PspM, whose protein sequence is MHPARKVTGEIVQIVGGQIQGPIADQVKRRIAAWNDPRAKLDRQYRRSGRALTFWLIVLALLAVVGVLTLVNALPVAAGVGAALGFAGTSVLAVRTNMRMRDIDRRRRQLSAAPVRVPLPSRASAARLPMERLEDAEDTLRELLRQLDSAALTSVPTESVEQARATGAEAGAAIRAVSHQLQAVERARDTAPPLDRGPLVEGVRRLRAQLDEGVEGYCGLVAAAGRVLAESTATNPGQVLGDATDHLAGLASALRELSR
- a CDS encoding PspA/IM30 family protein → MANPFVKAWKYFMAAFSSKIDEHADPKVQIQQAIEEAQRQHQALSQQAAAVIGNQRQLEMKLNRQLGEVEKLQASARQALVLADEARGKGEEQRATEFENAAQSFATQLVTAEQSIEDLKTLHDQALQAAQQAKQAVERNAMVLQGKLAERTKLLSQLEQAKMQEQVSHSLRQMTELAAPGNTPSLEEVRDKIEKRYTTALGSAELAQNSVQGRMLEVQQSTTQMAGSSRLEQIRASMAGGNVAGEVTAGKPAGASASIQQEIQQRVQQQAQPQQTQQIQQPPSQG